The Equus przewalskii isolate Varuska chromosome 5, EquPr2, whole genome shotgun sequence genome window below encodes:
- the MED21 gene encoding mediator of RNA polymerase II transcription subunit 21 — translation MADRLTQLQDAVNSLADQFCNAIGVLQQCGPPASFSNIQTAINKDQPANPTEEYAQLFAALIARTAKDIDVLIDSLPSEESTAALQAASLYKLEEENHEAATCLEDVVYRGDMLLEKIQSALADIAQSQLKTRSGTHSQSLPDS, via the exons ATGGCGGATCGGCTCACACAGCTGCAGGACGCCGTGAACTCG cttgcagatcaGTTCTGTAATGCCATTGGAGTATTACAGCAGTGTGGTCCTCCTGCCTCTTTTAGTAATATTCAGACAGCAATTAACAAAGATCAACCAGCTAATCCTACAGAAG AATATGCCCAGCTTTTTGCAGCGCTGATTGCACGAACAGCAAAAGACATTGATGTTTTGATAGATTCCTTACCGAGTGAAGAATCTACAGCTGCTTTACAG GCTGCCAGCTTGTATAAGCTAGAAGAAGAAAACCATGAAGCTGCTACATGCCTGGAGGATGTTGTTTATCGAGGGGACATGCTTCTGGAAAAGATACAAAGTGCACTTGCTGATATCGCGCAGTCCCAGCTGAAGACGAGAAGTGGTACCCATAGCCAGTCTCTTCCAGACTCATAG